One segment of Carya illinoinensis cultivar Pawnee chromosome 1, C.illinoinensisPawnee_v1, whole genome shotgun sequence DNA contains the following:
- the LOC122315704 gene encoding protein RALF-like 32 translates to MKAAALFLLLAPLLLVLGSFYAVAAGDNNNDGEHGRCTGSVLECGIEMADHEELEKEYSSTNTRFLAAQIKYITPDVLRADQPACGKVTRGDPYRKSCLPSPSNPENRGCSSYYRCRR, encoded by the coding sequence atgaaagCAGCTGCCTTGTTTCTTTTGCTTGCACCACTGTTACTAGTTCTTGGCTCGTTTTATGCAGTTGCTGCTGGAGATAACAACAATGATGGTGAGCATGGACGATGCACTGGTTCGGTTTTAGAATGTGGGATCGAAATGGCTGATCACGAAGAGTTGGAGAAGGAATATTCAAGCACAAACACAAGGTTTCTTGCAGCACAGATCAAATACATAACTCCAGATGTTTTGAGGGCCGATCAGCCTGCCTGTGGGAAAGTAACAAGAGGTGATCCCTACAGGAAAAGTTGCCTGCCTTCACCTTCCAACCCTGAGAACAGAGGCTGCTCCAGCTACTACAGGTGTAGGAGGTGA
- the LOC122315713 gene encoding probable xyloglucan galactosyltransferase GT14 produces the protein MENAIAGRCSHQLWLVFLILFVLCFVLFHFDYSTMMPADNELPFSLDQINPVAVSENQTHLATNQSVTDESVGEESDADTCLGRYVYVHNLPSRFNYGLLKNCQSLTRGTNSNMCPYLANLGLGTEIENSQGVLSNQSWFSTNQFSLEVIFHNKMKRYECLTNDSSLASAIFVPYYAGLDISQYLWSPNISVRDSPGKDLLNWLVERPEWKKMWGRDHFLVAGRISWDFRRQTDDASDWGTKFRFLPESQNMTMMSVESSSWKNDFAIPYPTNFHPFKDSQVIEWQSSVRTQDRSYLFTFAGAPRPDLSNSVRGVVIEQCRSSKACKFINCSSEGNECDNPVNLMKVFRRSVYCLQPPGDSYTRRSIFDSILAGCIPVFFHPGTAYAQYLWHLPGNGTEYSVYIPVKDVKNWNGSVEKILLGISKDKELAMREEVIGLIPNIIYSDPRSRLESFEDAFDLAVNGVLERIERVRCVIREGKDPSIGFAEGDDYKYTFSEWQGYEKDPLF, from the coding sequence ATGGAGAACGCAATCGCCGGAAGATGCTCTCATCAACTATGGTTAGTCTTCCTCATCCTCTTTGTTCTCTGCTTCGTACTGTTCCACTTTGATTATTCAACTATGATGCCTGCCGACAATGAACTCCCCTTCTCACTCGACCAAATAAACCCAGTTGCTGTTTCGGAGAACCAAACCCATTTAGCCACCAATCAGTCTGTCACGGACGAAAGCGTAGGAGAAGAGAGTGATGCAGATACTTGCCTGGGTAGATATGTGTATGTACATAATCTGCCAAGCCGGTTTAACTATGGTTTGCTCAAGAATTGTCAGTCTCTTACCAGAGGGACCAACTCCAACATGTGCCCCTACCTGGCGAACTTGGGTCTCGGTACCGAAATTGAGAACTCCCAAGGGGTTTTGTCAAACCAGAGTTGGTTTTCCACGAACCAATTCTCGTTAGAAGTCATTTTCCACAACAAGATGAAGCGGTACGAGTGCTTGACCAATGATTCGTCTCTGGCCTCTGCAATTTTTGTGCCATATTATGCCGGTCTAGATATTAGTCAATACCTATGGAGTCCCAACATATCCGTGAGGGACTCTCCTGGGAAGGACCTTCTCAATTGGCTGGTAGAAAGACCGGAGTGGAAGAAAATGTGGGGCAGAGACCATTTCTTGGTTGCGGGGAGGATTTCTTGGGATTTCAGAAGGCAAACAGACGATGCCTCTGATTGGGGTACCAAGTTTAGGTTTCTGCCTGAATCCCAGAACATGACAATGATGTCGGTTGAATCAAGCTCTTGGAAAAATGATTTTGCAATACCATATCCAACAAACTTTCATCCTTTCAAAGACAGTCAAGTCATAGAGTGGCAAAGCAGTGTGAGAACCCAAGACCGGAGTTATCTGTTTACTTTTGCTGGCGCACCACGTCCTGACCTCAGCAATTCTGTTCGAGGTGTGGTTATTGAACAATGCAGATCTTCAAAAGCTTgcaaatttataaattgtagTTCAGAAGGGAACGAGTGTGACAACCCAGTCAATCTTATGAAGGTGTTTCGGAGGTCGGTTTATTGTTTACAGCCTCCGGGGGATTCCTACACTAGGCGATCCATTTTTGACTCCATTTTGGCTGGTTGTATTCCGGTTTTCTTTCATCCCGGTACTGCTTATGCTCAATATTTGTGGCATCTACCAGGGAATGGTACCGAGTATTCTGTGTATATACCTGTTAAGGATGTGAAAAACTGGAACGGGAGCGTGGAGAAGATATTGCTTGGGATTTCAAAGGATAAAGAATTGGCCATGAGAGAGGAAGTTATAGGGCTCAttccaaatataatttattcagaTCCCAGGTCCAGATTAGAGTCTTTCGAGGATGCATTTGATTTAGCAGTGAATGGAGTTCTTGAGAGGATAGAAAGAGTTAGGTGTGTAATTAGGGAGGGGAAGGATCCTAGTATCGGTTTTGCAGAAGGAGATGATTATAAGTACACATTTTCCGAGTGGCAAGGATATGAAAAGGATCCCTTATTTTGA